In Zingiber officinale cultivar Zhangliang chromosome 9B, Zo_v1.1, whole genome shotgun sequence, the genomic window CGCTTCGTGAAATGGCTCCAGGCAGAGTTAGAGACACAAGGCGTCCGCTGCTTCGCCTCCGACCGGCGCGGGTGCCGCGACGCCCTCGCGCACGGCGTCGCCCGGGCTGCCATGGAGGCTGCTGCCGTTGGCCTCATCATTGTCACGGAGAAGTCGCTCTCGAATCCCTACAGTGTGGAGGAGATGCGGTGGTTTCTGGAGTGCAAAAGGTTGATTCCTATATTTTTTGAACTTATTCAACAAGACTGCTTTGCGAGAGACATAATTGAAAGGAGAGGCGAAGTTTGGGAGAAACACGGAGGTCAGCTATGGACTCCTTACGGTGGCATCGAGGAAGAGTGGAGGGCTGTGGTGAATGGAATTTCAAGGTCTCCGGTGAAGCTAGAAGTGAATTCAAGCAACTTCAGGGACATAATTTTCGATATTGTCTCCTTGCTCGGAGTTGTATTGGGCAGGAGAAGCATTGTGGAGAAGGTACAGAGGTGGAGGGAGATGGCCGGCAAAAATCTCCCTTTTCCACGAAATCCTAATTTCGTTGGTAGAAAAGCCGAGCTCACTAAACTCAAAATGATCTTGTTCGGAGACATAGAGTCAAATCTAGAACGATGCATTGAGATCGAGACACCAGAAACTTGCAAGAAGCACACAAATTTGACATCCAAAAGCAGTAATAGAATAGTGAAAGGTAGCAAAGGTAAGAATCCGTTGTGGAAAGAATCCGATGAGGAGCTAGAGATGCATGACAATTGGCCTGGGAGATATAGAAGCCGACCGTCATCATTCAGTAAAGGTGTTGCTTGTGTTCATGGCCCAACGGGCATTGGAAAAACAGAGCTCTTGCTTGAGTTTGCATACCAGATCTCTCAAAGCTACAAGATGGTGTTATGGGTTGGCGGTGAGTCGAAATATCTTCGACAAAACTACTTGAATTTGTTGCCATTGTTGGGTGTTGATGTTGTCATGGGAATGGAGACTTGTTCACAGAGGAATGGACCAAGAAGCTTTGAGGAGATGGAGGAAGATGCAATCGCAAAGGTGCAAAAGGAGCTTATGAGGGGCATCCCTTTCCTTTTAGTGATCGATAACTTGGAGAGCGAGAAGGATTGGTGGGATGGAAGAAACATAATCAAATTCTTACCTCGCTTTGGCAGCGACACTCACATTCTCATCTCTTCTtgtcttcctcaagtattcaacCTCAAGCCCTTGAATCTTTCTTACTTATCTTCTGCAGAGGCAATGATGCTAATGAAGGGAAAGAATACTAAGCTCACTATAGAAGATGTCAATGCTTTGAGGATCATCGAAGAGAATCTCGGTCGAAATCCGCTTGGCCTATCGATTGTTAGGGCACTCTTGTCGGAGCTGTCAATGGATCCACGTGCGCTTCTAGTTTCGATAACTCAGATGCCATATCGAGAACGAGTATGGAACAAGAAGGAAGATTTGGTATTGAAACATAACCCTGTTCTAGTCCAGCTTCTTGATTTATGCTTCAACATATTGGATGATGTAAATAAGCCAAGTAGATTAGCCACAAGGATGGTTGAGATGAGCAACTGGTTTGCACCTTCCATGATTCCGATCTCTATGTTGCGAATTGCTGCATCAACATTGCCTGTGAAGCATAGACACATGAATTTCTGGAATATATGTCGTCGGGCTATTCCTTGCACGGCGGTCGGAGAATCAGATGTTAGCATGTTAGAAGATGAAGCTGCAACTGATCTATTACGGCTTTCGATAGCGAGAAGTACCACGAAGAAGGGTTATATTTGTTTCCACAAGATCGTTAAACTCTACGCCCGCAAAGGAAGCAATGATACAAATGCTGTTATGATCATAAAAGCAATTGAG contains:
- the LOC122024877 gene encoding uncharacterized protein LOC122024877; translated protein: MASSCSSCTFQSASQTLPSPSPPPPPVIHAEGGSSNQTPSSTFSPSPRVKSCDVYIGFAGRRPLLRRFVKWLQAELETQGVRCFASDRRGCRDALAHGVARAAMEAAAVGLIIVTEKSLSNPYSVEEMRWFLECKRLIPIFFELIQQDCFARDIIERRGEVWEKHGGQLWTPYGGIEEEWRAVVNGISRSPVKLEVNSSNFRDIIFDIVSLLGVVLGRRSIVEKVQRWREMAGKNLPFPRNPNFVGRKAELTKLKMILFGDIESNLERCIEIETPETCKKHTNLTSKSSNRIVKGSKGKNPLWKESDEELEMHDNWPGRYRSRPSSFSKGVACVHGPTGIGKTELLLEFAYQISQSYKMVLWVGGESKYLRQNYLNLLPLLGVDVVMGMETCSQRNGPRSFEEMEEDAIAKVQKELMRGIPFLLVIDNLESEKDWWDGRNIIKFLPRFGSDTHILISSCLPQVFNLKPLNLSYLSSAEAMMLMKGKNTKLTIEDVNALRIIEENLGRNPLGLSIVRALLSELSMDPRALLVSITQMPYRERVWNKKEDLVLKHNPVLVQLLDLCFNILDDVNKPSRLATRMVEMSNWFAPSMIPISMLRIAASTLPVKHRHMNFWNICRRAIPCTAVGESDVSMLEDEAATDLLRLSIARSTTKKGYICFHKIVKLYARKGSNDTNAVMIIKAIEDEGNLLQHANHIWAACFLLFRFGVDRGAVDLPPRRLLCFIRSFALPLALFTFKVLSHCNASLELLRAATEALEAIEDSFVTAVSNVQKRNMCFHILGFQTSTDPDSILYRNIVDMRTILLETRAKFMLQGGCYEIGEELYRTTLSIREVIHGHEHPQT